The DNA window GGCGAGTGCTCCGCGGACGACCTGGATGAAGGGCCCTGCCACTCCGCGGAGCCCATGTGTTCAAGCCCCTGCCCCCCAAGGCGCTTTCTTCACGGCGATGGAGCGGGCGCGCGGGTCCCACCAGCACCGCCCGAATTAATCGGGCGGTGTCAGGGACGAGAATCACTCACCGTAGAGTTCCCCAGAAAGGAGCGGCGACCATGACGATGCAGACGAATCCGGTGAAGCGCAGCTATCGCAACAACCTCTGGAACCAGTTCAACGCCGCCTCCTGCTCGCGCGTGAGCGACGGCTCGAACTGCATCGTGGGATTCGGCCTGATTCTCGGCCATCCGCCCGTACCCTGCTGACGCTCGCGTGCCTTCATCGGCGCGCCAAGCCACGCAGAGGCCGGGCTCCCATCCAGGGGACCCGGCCTTTCGGCTTTCCGGGCCCCCGACTCCTCCGGGGACGTAGAGCGTTAGGGGAGACGCACGGGCCTGTAGAGCCCGAGCCCGAAAGGGCCCGCTGGGTTCAACTCCCAGCGTCCCCATGCAGCACGAGCGGGGCTCGCCACACTCCGCTTCACAACACCTCACGGGGTATCGCTCAAGGGTAGGGCACTCGTCTGATACGCGAGAAATCTCGGTTCGAGTCCGAGTACCCCGACTTTCACACGCCCACTGACGGCTGAATCGTCGTGGTGAACTCAGGCCAGGTAGCAGCGCGGGCGTCGTCCAGCGGCAGGATGCTGGTTTCCCAGACCAGCGACACGGGTTCGAATCCCGTCACCCGCTTCATCCCTCTCACACCGGAGTCGTCTAACCAGCAGGATGGCGGACTCTGACTCCGCAGGTGCAGGTGCAAAGCCTGCCTCCGGTTCTTTCCCTTTTCACGCAACACATTCTCCGGTAGCTCAATAGCAGAGCAAGCGGCTGTTAACCGCGAGGTTGAGGGTGCAAGTCCCTCCTGGAGAGCTGATTGAAGGTTCAAGCAACTTGGCTGAGCCTTCAGTGTTAACACGGGCCTCGCGATGAAAATCGCGGGGCCTTCGTGCTTAAGCCCCTGAATCCCAAGGGATTTTTCCTCACAGCGATGTAGAGAGCACTCTCTGCTCCCCGCCGCGCAGAGCGAGACACCGTACCCGTCCGGATTTGGGCGTCGAAGAGTTGAGTGAGTTGGGACACCTCCATGCGTTCAGGGTGAGCGATGGAGGAGCAGATGAAGAGACACTTGGGAGCCGACGCATGGCGGCGGCTGGTGTTGGAGCTGGAGGAGAGCGGGCAGACGCACAAGGAGTTCGCGGCGGCGAAAGCCATCTCGGTGAGCACGATCCAGTTCTGGTTGTACAAGCTGCGCAGAGAGGCCGTGCGAGCGAGCGCTCCTCCCGTGCTGCTGCCAGTAGAGGTAGTAGACTCGACCGCGCTTTCAGCGCGGCGGGGAGGGGCCTCCGCATGCGGCCCACCGGCCTTGCTGGAAGCCGCGCTCCCCTCGGGAGTCGTGTTGCGCTTCCCAGCGGGGACGGACATTGCGTACCTGCGTGCGGTCCTGGCGGGGCTGGGTTGACGTGCTCCTGCTGCCGCGTGCCGTCCGCATCCACCTGGCCGCTGAGCCGGTGGACATGCGCAAGTCCATCGATGGCCTCTTCGTCCACGTGCAACGAGTCCTGGTGGCGGACGCGTACTCCGGCCACCTCTTCGTCTTTGTCAGCAAGCGGCGAGACAAGGTGAAAGTGCTGGCCTGGGACGGCGGAGGATTCCTGCTTCTGTACAAGCGACTGGAGGCGGGCCGCTTCCGGATGCCTGACGTCGCGCACGACGCCACGTCGGTGCAGCTGGACTCCACGCAGTTGGCCATGTTGCTCGACGGCATCGACGTCTCTCGGGTACGTCGGCCGGTCCAATGGCAGCCGCCCGAGCAGCCAGCCGAGTCCCAGGGCACCACGGCTCGGCGGTGAGTACCTGGGTGGCATGGCTCGCGAGTTGCCAATGGACCACCACTGCCCGTGGCGCGAGGAAGCCGAAGAGCTTCGTGAGCGACTGACGACTCTCGAGCAGCAGGTCGCGACGCTCACCCGCACCGTCTTCGGCAAGAAGTCGGAGAAGCTACCGCCGCCCGCGGAGGAGCTGCGCAAAGAGGCTCCGCGCGACGAGAAAGCCCAGGCGGAGGCCGCGCTCCTGAAGCGTCGCGAGCGTGCGGGCGTGAAGAAGGAGCTGCCGTCGCGCACTGTCTTCCACCCAGTCCCCCGCGAGCACCAGCGGTGCCCCCGCTGCCACGGGACAGACTTCCACGCGCTGAGGCCGGGCCGGCCGAGCGTCCTGTATGAGTACATCCCGGGCCGCTTTGAGAAGCAGGTGCACGTACGAGAAACCCTCGTCTGCGCGTGTGGCGAGAGTCTCGTGACGGCCATGGGGCCACCCCGCGTCGCCGAGAAGACGGGCTACGGCTCCGGTTTCATCGCCCACCTCGTCACTTCGAAGTGCGCCGACTCCCTGCCTCTGCACCGACTTGAGAAGGCTCTCGCGCGTGAGGGACTCCCGGTGGCCCGCAGCACCATGACGGACCTCTTCCACCGCGCCGCCACGGAGCTGGCTCCTGTCTCCGATTGCCTGCTCAAGAAGGTGGCCACGCAGCAGGTGGTGCAGGCAGACGAAACGCCCCTGAAGGTGCAGGCCCCGGAGAAGACGAGGACGGGCTACCTCTGGACGTTCCTCTCGGAGGAGGAGTCCTCGCACGACTCTCTCATCGCCTACTGCTTCAGCCCTACCCGCGCTGGCACCACGCCCATGGAGGTCCTCGGGGACAGCCATGGCTGTCTCGTGGTGGACGCGTACACCGGCTACAACCGGGTGACGACGCCAGACGGCCGCACGCGCGTCGGGTGCTGGGCCCATGTCCGCCGCCGCTTCTTCGAGGCTCGTCCCCATCCGGCCGCGCAAGAGATGCTGAAGCTCATCCTCCAGCTCTACCGGGTGGAGGCCGCCGTGAAGGAGGCGGGACTGGCAGGGACTTCCTCCCACCTGGCCATGCGCAAGGAGCAGTCTTCCCAGGCGCTGGCCGCAATCCGCTCCTGGCTCGAGGAGAATCAGCCTTTGCACCCACCTCGCGGCCCGCTGGGCACGGCGATTTCCTACACGCTTGGTCAATGGGACGCGCTCACGCGCTTTGTCGATGACGTGCGGCTCCCCTTGGACAACAACGCCTCGGAGCGAGCCCTGCGCGTCGCGGCCCTCGGACGGAAGAACTTTCTGTTTGTCGGACATGACCGCGCGGGCCGCAACCTCGCGGGTCTCTACTCGCTCGTCGCCACCTGCTCGGCGAACGGCATCAATCCGCGCGAGTACCTCTCCGACGTCTTGCTTCGCGTGCAGTACCACCCGGCAAGCCGCCTGGATGAACTCCTGCCAGGTCCCTGGGGTCGTCGCCTCGCCGCGAACACCTCCTGAAGTACGCGGCGGACCCGCATCCCCTCCGAGAGCGTCACCACGACACTGACCCTGGCCCTGGGCGGGACTCGTCCCTCCTCAGGACAGCCAAACCCGGACGGGTACGAGCGCGTTACCCGTCCACTGACCCTCGCATGGGGCGGGACTCGTCATTCCTCAGGACAGCCAAACCCGGACGGGTACGAGACACCCGCCGTCTTCGCCTCCAAATGGCCTGTCGAAACCTCTCTTCTTCCCAATCTGGGGAGAGAGTGGCCGAGAGTGGTTAACAGGTCCTGTTGAACGCCGGGGCAGGCCAGTCTGACAGTTCAGGGATTTCGATGTCGTACCTTCCAGGGTTACGCATCTTCCCTCTTTCAGAATGCCAAAACGAGCGACTTGTTAACCGAGAGAGTGAAAACTCGGCCAGATATTACTGAGTGCTCACGATTTTCACAGACGCCGCTGGCCTGCCTGGGCTCTTCGGACCATCTGGACAGGGAGGAGGGCGGGTAGTGCTCCGGATGCATCTGCGTTCGACATCTCGAGCTTCGAGCCCATCGGTTTCACAGACGCAAGCCCTCAGCGGATAGGGGCGCCCGTACTTGTGACAACTTCGCTGCAGCGACGGGACGGAAGCCATCCACGGCTGGAGCACTGACCTGATTGCTCCTCATGAACTCTTGGGCATGCGACAAGCTACATGAAGGACCCTAGTCACGATTTCGTCGCGGAGCCGAAGCGCGCTGAGTCGTCCCTCAGACTGCATGGGCTGCGCGTGTCGACCGGCGCAACTCTGTCCCCACGGCTCCCTCCACCCCTGCGCTGACCGCAACTTTTCAGCCTGCGCCACACCCGCGCTCCTCCTGCGGGGCGCTACCGCACCCAAACGGGCAGCACTAATCCTCATCAGTAAATGCAGGCTCATCGAAGTACGGGATTGTCGCCACAGGGAGAAGTCTTTCTCCCTGGTAGTTGCCATACTTGTCGAGATGGTCATTATGCCAACCCGCATCAGTTTGATAGTGCTGCGGCTTGAACTTCCAAATTCGCACTTTATGCCTCAATAGGCTCGACCAGTCCGAACCACGACCAGTAGTCTCGAACCAATTAAATGCCTTGGAACCGCGCTGTGCTGCATCAATAGCCCGAAGCCTGTTGTAGATGTATTTCGCAAAATCGTGCCGAATGCGCTGCTTCGGCTTCATTCCCCGCTGTTTCGGCTCTCGCTTCTCATGCATTTTGTTCCCATAGGAGCCAGCGGCACCGATCATCAAGTCACATATCTGAATCCGAGGCACCTGACTGCTTCTGTGATAAGTAAGACGAACATCCAAGTCAGGACGATCAAGAATGCGCGGCAGGTCTTGCGCAAACTGCGCAAGTCGATCCTGGTGCTTCTGGCTTGAGTGATTGTCTAGGCGAACAAGAATTTCATTCCTCTGTCCGTGTGGACTGCGTGGAAGGAATTTGAGCCCGAACGCATGCTTCAAGAACTGATAACAAAGCTTATACTGCACATCGAGCGGAGAGGCTGCATCTTCGGACGAGTTTGATGGTATGCGAACGTATGCGCGGTCGTAGAACATCTGGCGGAACGCAACTTCTCCGCGCTCAATTGCATCGAATAGACAATCGACCAACTCCTGGTAAAATTGCCGATTATCAGGGCCAAGCGAACTCCACTTCGCTTCGTCTTTCTTCACACCAAACTTTGCAAACACTCGACGCAACTGAGTGTCCAACCGGTCCACGTCAGATGACGTTCCGAAGATGCCCCCGTAGAAGCACCAGTAGCGCTTGAGTTCGGCCGGACTCGCTGCCCCCTGAGTCCAGGCCTCATCGACGAAAATCTCGTAGGTGGGCATAAATAAAAGAACCCTGGCTCCTTTCTCCCTCTCGGGAAGCGCCGCGCACAACGTGCGAAGCTCGGGAACCAGAGTTCACTAAGAGTAGGATAATTGGTCCATAGTCAGGGCACAAGCCCCCACAGGATTCAGAGCGCCTCACCCTTCCAAATCACCAACAATTTCAGTTGGATAGGAGGTCACAAATAGAATGGCGCGGCGTGCATGCGATGGGGCGACGGCTACACTCCTGAGCCCTCGCCCAAGGCGCTGAAGATGCGCTCCCTGCGAGCGACCCAGCTCGCACAGATACTCTACTGTCGTTGTCCAATTCGACAGGTCTTCCGCACTTCTGCGTAGGGTGCGGCGAGCGTCTCGGTGGGCATCATGGGAGCCATCGCGAAGCGAGTGCAGCCGGGGATAGGCCAGTCCTCCACTGCCAAGGGGACACCGATAAGGGTGGAGACGATCTTGAAAAGGCGCGGCGTTCTGATCGCGTGAGCCAGGATCGCGGGAAGAGAGACGGCCGGCAAAGCGATCACGCGAGCGCGAC is part of the Myxococcus landrumus genome and encodes:
- the tnpC gene encoding IS66 family transposase, with protein sequence MDHHCPWREEAEELRERLTTLEQQVATLTRTVFGKKSEKLPPPAEELRKEAPRDEKAQAEAALLKRRERAGVKKELPSRTVFHPVPREHQRCPRCHGTDFHALRPGRPSVLYEYIPGRFEKQVHVRETLVCACGESLVTAMGPPRVAEKTGYGSGFIAHLVTSKCADSLPLHRLEKALAREGLPVARSTMTDLFHRAATELAPVSDCLLKKVATQQVVQADETPLKVQAPEKTRTGYLWTFLSEEESSHDSLIAYCFSPTRAGTTPMEVLGDSHGCLVVDAYTGYNRVTTPDGRTRVGCWAHVRRRFFEARPHPAAQEMLKLILQLYRVEAAVKEAGLAGTSSHLAMRKEQSSQALAAIRSWLEENQPLHPPRGPLGTAISYTLGQWDALTRFVDDVRLPLDNNASERALRVAALGRKNFLFVGHDRAGRNLAGLYSLVATCSANGINPREYLSDVLLRVQYHPASRLDELLPGPWGRRLAANTS
- a CDS encoding DUF3800 domain-containing protein gives rise to the protein MPTYEIFVDEAWTQGAASPAELKRYWCFYGGIFGTSSDVDRLDTQLRRVFAKFGVKKDEAKWSSLGPDNRQFYQELVDCLFDAIERGEVAFRQMFYDRAYVRIPSNSSEDAASPLDVQYKLCYQFLKHAFGLKFLPRSPHGQRNEILVRLDNHSSQKHQDRLAQFAQDLPRILDRPDLDVRLTYHRSSQVPRIQICDLMIGAAGSYGNKMHEKREPKQRGMKPKQRIRHDFAKYIYNRLRAIDAAQRGSKAFNWFETTGRGSDWSSLLRHKVRIWKFKPQHYQTDAGWHNDHLDKYGNYQGERLLPVATIPYFDEPAFTDED
- the tnpA gene encoding IS66 family insertion sequence element accessory protein TnpA, with the translated sequence MKRHLGADAWRRLVLELEESGQTHKEFAAAKAISVSTIQFWLYKLRREAVRASAPPVLLPVEVVDSTALSARRGGASACGPPALLEAALPSGVVLRFPAGTDIAYLRAVLAGLG
- the tnpB gene encoding IS66 family insertion sequence element accessory protein TnpB (TnpB, as the term is used for proteins encoded by IS66 family insertion elements, is considered an accessory protein, since TnpC, encoded by a neighboring gene, is a DDE family transposase.) encodes the protein MLLLPRAVRIHLAAEPVDMRKSIDGLFVHVQRVLVADAYSGHLFVFVSKRRDKVKVLAWDGGGFLLLYKRLEAGRFRMPDVAHDATSVQLDSTQLAMLLDGIDVSRVRRPVQWQPPEQPAESQGTTARR